From a single Nematostella vectensis chromosome 3, jaNemVect1.1, whole genome shotgun sequence genomic region:
- the LOC5514226 gene encoding general transcription factor IIH subunit 2, whose product MADLGGPDDESGYRWLSQYEKTWEAIREDDEGSLQTLVDELVHRSKRQRVAARPGNVRLGMMRHLYIIIDMSKAMEEADLKPNRLSCSAKLLENFITEYFDQNPISQLGLIITKNKRAEKLSELSGNPKHHISTIQSACSKPCVGEPSLQNALVLAMQSLKHMPGHVSREVLVLMGSLTSCDPGDITETVKSLKNMNVRCSIVGLAAEMRVCKQICSSTNGSYRVVLDERHFKDLLMEHVIPPTATADTEASLIRMGFPQHLAKGPPSLCHCHMDNKNIKEFTTKGYFCPQCRSKYCDLPVECKVCGLTLVSAPHLARSYQHLFPLQQYTEVNVPAQIPGQPPWTCQACQITLTEKTACSCPECRHVFCLDCDIYIHESLHTCPGCTAHQVTVARQQPNS is encoded by the exons ATGGCGGATCTCGGAGGACCAGATGATGAATCTGGCTATCGCTGGCTAAGTCAATATGAGAAGACGTG GGAAGCAATTCGGGAAGATGATGAAGGCTCACTACAAACACTGGTGGATGAGCTTGTTCACAGAAGCAAACGGCAAAG AGTCGCAGCAAGACCAGGGAATGTCAGACTTGGGATG atgCGGCATCTGTACATAATTATTGACATGTCTAAAGCAATGGAAGAAGCAGACTTGAAGCCAAATCGCCTTTCCTGCTCTGCCAAG ttattggaaaatttcataaCAGAGTATTTTGACCAGAATCCTATATCACAG CTTGGGCTCATCATTACTAAGAATAAGAGAGCAGAAAAGCTGTCTGAACTGAGTG GAAATCCAAAGCATCATATCAGCACTATCCAGTCTGCCTGTAGCAAGCCATGTGTTGGGGAACCCTCGCTCCAAAATGCCCTAGTGTTGGCAATGCAATCTTTGAA GCATATGCCAGGTCATGTTAGCAGGGAGGTACTGGTGTTGATGGGGAGCCTGACGTCCTGTGACCCAGGTGACATCACTGAGACTGTCAAG TCCCTGAAAAACATGAATGTAAGATGTTCAATAGTTGGACTTGCTGCAGAGATGCGAGTTTGTAAGCAGATCTGTTCTTCAACAAATG GCTCATACCGCGTAGTGCTGGATGAAAGGCATTTCAAGGACCTCTTGATGGAACATGTCATTCCACCTACTGCCACA GCAGATACAGAAGCATCTCTTATACGAATGG GTTTTCCTCAACATCTGGCCAAAGGCCCACCATCTCTTTGCCATTG TCACATGGATAACAAGAATATTAAGGAATTCACAACTAAAGGCTACTTTTGTCCCCAG TGTAGAAGCAAATACTGCGATTTACCTGTTGAATGTAAAGTTTGTG GCTTAACCCTCGTATCAGCACCCCATCTCGCGCGCTCATATCAGCACCTCTTCCCACTACAACAGTACACAGAAGTCAACGTACCGGCCCAGATCCCAGGACAACCGCCTTG GACTTGCCAGGCATGTCAAATAACGCTGACAGAGAAAACA GCATGCTCCTGTCCTGAATGCCGTCACGTGTTCTGTCTCGACTGCGATATTTACATCCACGAGTCTCTCCATACCTGTCCAGGATGCACCGCGCATCAAGTCACGGTTGCTAGGCAACAACCTAACTCCTGA
- the LOC5514227 gene encoding tetraspanin-5: MDRVRRVSERSYGRVRNFSSRSLRRLRTPPRPDAPSACIKYILFFVNVLFWVFGVLILVIGSYLMTEFKNAWNLDSILYEPSVVILIVGILLFLIATVGCIGALRENTILLAIYGGAVTLCLIFLVSAGIAVYMHQDKVVEKLKDDLKHYRDPDKENFQFLIDRLQTNLKCCGVNSYTDWQTNIYFNCSSPGSESCGVPFSCCKESIQLNRQCGYDAGRMKTDAERLEKGVYSKGCWTIAISFIMDNLYLVVGITAAVLILIIVGSCMAFSFRAQIREVQKYAKLHNQHEQPVTIS; encoded by the coding sequence ATGGATCGAGTAAGGCGAGTCTCTGAAAGAAGCTATGGCCGAGTCCGAAATTTCTCATCCCGAAGTCTCCGACGTCTGAGGACCCCGCCGAGACCCGACGCACCATCTGCTTGCATAAAGTACATCCTGTTCTTCGTGAATGTGCTCTTTTGGGTTTTTGGTGTGTTAATACTCGTCATAGGCTCATACCTTATGACCGAGTTCAAGAATGCGTGGAATCTGGATAGCATTCTTTATGAGCCGTCGGTTGTCATTCTGATTGTTGGAATTCTACTTTTCTTGATTGCAACTGTTGGCTGTATCGGAGCCTTGAGAGAGAACACCATCTTGTTAGCCATCTACGGAGGGGCGGTCACTCTGTGTCTTATTTTCCTCGTTAGCGCAGGAATCGCGGTCTACATGCACCAAGACAAAGTGGTAGAGAAGTTGAAAGATGACCTTAAGCACTACCGCGATCCGGATAAAGAAAATTTCCAGTTCTTGATTGACAGGCTTCAAACAAACTTGAAATGCTGTGGTGTTAATTCATACACTGATTGGCAGACGAATATATACTTCAACTGCTCGTCTCCCGGATCGGAGAGCTGTGGAGTGCCCTTTTCTTGTTGCAAGGAATCAATTCAACTCAATAGGCAGTGCGGTTACGATGCGGGGAGAATGAAAACCGACGCTGAGCGGCTGGAGAAGGGTGTGTACTCCAAGGGCTGCTGGACGATTGCGATAAGCTTCATCATGGATAACCTGTATCTCGTGGTCGGAATCACTGCTGCTGTCCTGATCCTCATTATCGTGGGCTCGTGCATGGCGTTCTCATTCCGAGCGCAAATCCGCGAAGTGCAGAAATACGCAAAACTCCATAACCAACATGAGCAGCCGGTGACCATTAGTTGA